The following proteins are co-located in the Cyprinus carpio isolate SPL01 chromosome B19, ASM1834038v1, whole genome shotgun sequence genome:
- the LOC109064519 gene encoding HCLS1-associated protein X-1-like encodes MSVFDLFRGFFGVPGGHYRGDGRRDPFFDGMIHEDDDDEDDDSGFQHDDFNRPHRDSFDDAFRFGFSFGPGGMRFEEPQLFGQIFRDMEEIFASLGRFEERHGIGHRGAPSVEAPPPQEGAEKGRGRAGSSNPIRDFMLKSPDSSPYTPPLPPPSGAPKDRDSSSPQDPSSHFPQWRPFSKFHDLWKDGILKPKEGEKKEDGDLDSQVSSGGLDQILTPAPSQPKIRSTFKSVSVTKVVRPDGTVEERRTVRDGEGNEETTVTISGPGV; translated from the exons ATGAGCGTTTTTGATCTGTTTCGTGGGTTTTTCGGGGTTCCCGGTGGTCATTATCGTGGTGACGGCCGCAG GGACCCCTTCTTCGATGGGATGATTCACGAAGATGATGACGATGAGGATGATGACAGTGGATTTCAGCACGATGACTTTAACCGGCCCCATCGGGACTCGTTTGATGATGCCTTCagatttggtttcagttttggGCCCGGCGGGATGCGCTTCGAGGAACCTCAGCTGTTCGGCCAGATCTTCAGGGACATGGAGGAGATCTTTGCCAGTTTAGGCCGCTTTGAGGAGCGTCATGGCATTGGACACAGAG GTGCTCCATCAGTAGAAGCTCCGCCTCCTCAGGAAGGTGCTGAGAAAGGCAGGGGTCGAGCAGGAAGTAGTAACCCGATTAGAGATTTCATGTTGAAGTCTCCAGACAGCTCTCCCTACACGCCACCCCTCCCTCCCCCCTCTGGGGCACCAAAGGACAGGGATTCCTCTTCTCCACAGGATCCCAGCAGCCACTTTCCTCAGTGGAGACCCTTCTCAAAG tttcatgaTCTTTGGAAAGATGGCATATTAAAAccaaaagagggagagaaaaaagaggATGGAG ATCTGGACTCACAGGTGTCTTCAGGTGGTCTGGATCAGATCTTGACTCCAGCACCTTCACAGCCGAAGATAAGGTCGACTTTTAAATCTGTCAGCGTCACCAAGGTGGTCAGACCAGATGGA ACGGTAGAAGAAAGGCGAACAGTCAGAGACGGTGAAGGTAATGAAGAGACTACGGTGACCATCTCCGGTCCAGGTGTCTGA
- the LOC122134596 gene encoding LOW QUALITY PROTEIN: ubiquitin-associated protein 2-like (The sequence of the model RefSeq protein was modified relative to this genomic sequence to represent the inferred CDS: deleted 2 bases in 1 codon), translating into MFHKCYGLRLNHILLLFVQATAEQIRLAQMISDHNDADFEEKVKQLVDITGKDQDESMIALHDCNGDVNRAINILLEGSPDTDSWEMVGKKKKGVSGQKESAQTDGGDEGKENREKGGERDVARRRGGAPRRGRGAACGETPLGRRMVLDGAKAGGVAGRGMERGGRRGRGRGRGERGGRFSAQGMGQIDKGPRYDLSGDESTFNPADYTEPAQTEESYTSGSSWSNTGNLEPEDGNRLEFTGGEGTNYPRKFDSAPGAWRTATEEWGMEDWNEDLSETKIFTASSVASMPIPQENVTITAGQRIDLAVLLGKTPPSSSSEAEPASLEGPQPPSLSQSLVFSNSKQTASLSQSSSSAPYSQHSMVSMLSKGFGDVGDPKGTTGGSTTGSQFLAQIKTARALAQLAAQHSQSGPPNAGPSTWDTSPTTLGQYDIKPQIEPVHSPFTKRQPYQPISPSSSMMDAFLQDKATPASTTSTLPPQSTSSSSLPQAVTTPLSKPSGPNPGQQNSSSPADPQASSPLPLQQHKLKQQKKRASITTKIPALAVEMPGSADISGLNLQFGALQFGSEPVLPEYDASAAVATTTSSNQGQNAFTTSASNEQATALSNPSQMELYEPRASQTRRYPPSVSSSPQKDIQSKNGFSSMQTSQSLEAAAGSAVPLKPASESVVPPSVSNISSLADPSSGPPSLLTTSNQTPLSALGHEDSSPSSLATPQHNNSLPAQQNSLVPSSVRSSSTSLLHPSVDGDSSLHSSSFSSVSAVAPSSVPSPSSATSAAPVSHSGPVAPSSSVSSVSVQSALGPVSSLTMGLNSGAGVVSMAPPSAAASSSSSAAALATAAPSSASSSRSTAASGKAPPNLPPGVPPLLPNPYIMAPGLLHPYPPQMYGYDDLQMLQTRIPLDYYSIPFATPTTALTGREGSLTGNPYSAGDLSKFGRGDASSPAPATTLAQPQQTQTQTHHTTQQPFLNPALPPGYSYTSLPYYTGVPGLPNTFQYGPAMFPVAPTSSKQHGVNVGVNASATPFQQASGYGSHGYSTGYEDLGQASAGSGDFCKGGYGTAVVAAAAAAAASAQNKPASSVTGPGVGVSVTSSNTGVPDISGSVYTKTQSFEKQGFHTGTPSASFSLPSALGSGGPINPPAAAGYAPAPYMHILTPHQQPHSQMLHHHLQQDGQSGSGQRSQNASIQQKSQINKSGYNSYTWGGN; encoded by the exons ATGTTTCACAAGTGTTATGGGCTCAGACTTAACCATATACTCCTTTTGTTTGTTCAGGCCACCGCTGAGCAGATCCGACTCGCACAGATGATCTCGGACCATAATGATGCAGACTTTGAAGAGAAGGTCAAACAG CTGGTTGACATCACAGGAAAGGATCAGGATGAGTCCATGATAGCGCTTCACGACTGCAACGGAGACGTCAACAGAGCCATCAACATCCTGTTGGAGGGCAGCCCTGACACTG ACTCATGGGAGATGgttggaaaaaagaagaaaggagTTTCAGGTCAGAAGGAAAGCGCACAGACAGATGGAGGAGATGAAGGGAAGGAGAACCGGgagaaaggaggagaaagagatgTGGCACGTCGCAGAGGAGGGGCCCCGCGGAGGGGCCGTGGAGCAGCGTGCGGCGAGAC TCCGTTGGGCAGGAGAATGGTGTTGGATGGGGCCAAGGCAGGTGGAGTTGCAGGCAGAGGAATGGAGCGAGGAGGCCGTCGGGGAAGAGGCAGAGGAAGAGGCGA GCGAGGAGGGAGGTTTTCAGCTCAGGGCATGGG CCAGATTGATAAGGGCCCCAGATATGATTTGTCAGGAGATGAGAG taCGTTTAACCCAGCGGACTACACTGAGCCAGCCCAAACAGAGGAGAGCTACACAAGCGGCAGCTCTTGGAGTAACACAGGCAACCTGGAACCCGAGGATGGAAACA GACTTGAGTTTACAGGTGGAGAGGGAACAAACTATCCTCGAAAGTTTGACTCGGCCCCTG GTGCTTGGAGAACTGCCACAGAAGAGTGGGGCATGGAGGACTGGAATGAGGAT TTGTCAGAGACCAAGATATTCACTGCCTCCAGTGTGGCATCCATGCCCATTCCACAGGAGAATGTCACCATTACTGCGGGACAGAG GATTGATCTGGCGGTGTTGCTGGGGAAGACGcctccctcctcttcctcagagGCAGAGCCTGCTTCGCTTGAAGGCCCACAGCCACCATCTCTGTCTCAGTCTCTGGTGTTCAGCAACTCAAAGCAAACAGCATCACTGTCCCAGTCCTCCTCCAGTGCTCCTTACAGCCAGCACAGCATG GTGAGCATGCTCAGTAAGGGTTTTGGTGATGTTGGCGATCCAAAAGGAACCACTGGAGGCTCCACAACTGGTTCTCAGTTTCTGGCGCAGATTAAGACGGCCCGGGCTTTGGCCCAGCTAGCAGCCCAGCACTCACAAAGTGGCCCACCTAATGCTGGTCCTTCTACCTGGGATACCAGCCCCACTACACTGGGGCAGTACG ATATTAAACCTCAAATAGAGCCGGTGCACAGTCCCTTCACCAAACGGCAGCCCTACCAGCCCATCTCCCCTTCTTCCTCCATGATGGATGCCTTCTTGCAGGACAAAGCCACACCAGCTTCTACCACCTCAACCCTACCTCCTCAGTCCACCTCATCGTCATCATTGCCCCAGGCTGTCACCACCCCTCTCTCCAAACCCTCGGGACCCAACCCAGGTCAGCAGAACTCTTCCAGCCCAGCCGACCCACAGGCATCCAGCCCACTACCCCTGCAGCAGCACAaactcaaacagcagaagaagAGGGCTTCCATCACAACCAAG ATTCCAGCCCTAGCAGTGGAGATGCCAGGCTCTGCGGATATATCTGGGCTCAACCTGCAGTTTGGAGCATTACAGTTTGGCTCTGAACCGGTGCTTCCTGAGTACGATGCCTCGGCAGCTGTTGCCACAACAACATCCAGCAACCAAGGCCAGAAC GCCTTTACAACAAGTGCTAGCAA TGAGCAAGCAACAGCCCTGTCCAACCCCAGTCAGATGGAGCTTTATGAGCCAAGAGCCAGCCAAACAAGGCGCTATCCTCCTTCTGTGTCCTCCTCACCACAGAAAGACATTCAGTCAAAG AATGGGTTCAGTTCGATGCAGACGTCACAATCTCTGGAAG CTGCAGCAGGCTCTGCAGTGCCCTTGAAACCGGCATCCGAATCAGTCGTCCCACCATCGGTTTCCAACATATCCTCATTGGCTGACCCTTCATCAGGTCCTCCTTCCCTGCTGACTACATCCAATCAGACGCCTCTCAGTGCTCTCGGACACGAAGACAGCTCACCCAGCTCACTGGCCACTCCTCAGCACAATAA CTCCCTCCCTGCACAGCAAAACAGTTTGGTACCTTCTTCAGTTCGCAGTTCGAGCACAAGTCTGCTG CACCCAAGCGTGGATGGCGATTCCAGCTTGCACTCCTCGTCTTTCTCATCGGTCTCTGCTGTGGCTCCTTCTTCAGTTCCCTCACCCTCTTCAGCTACTTCCGCGGCCCCTGTTTCCCACAGTGGCCCTGTTGCCCCCTCTTCATCTGTCAGTTCGGTCTCAGTGCAGTCTGCACTGGGTCCAGTCAGCAGTCTGACCATGGGATTGAACAGTGGTGCTGGTGTGGTTTCAATGGCACCCCCTTCGGCtgctgcatcatcatcatcatctgctgCTGCCTTGGCCACTGCAGCACCTTCATCTGCCTCATCGTCTCGCAGCACGGCTGCCTCAG GGAAAGCACCTCCAAACCTGCCTCCTGGAGTGCCGCCCTTGCTACCCAACCCTTACATTATGGCTCCCGGCCTGCTTCACCCATACCCA CCTCAAATGTATGGCTACGATGACTTACAGATGCTGCAGACCAGGATACCACTG GACTATTACAGCATCCCATTTGCTACTCCAACCACAGCACTGACTGGCAGGGAAGGCAGTTTGACAGGCAACCCTTATTCTG CTGGCGACCTGTCGAAGTTTGGCCGTGGCGACGCATCATCTCCTGCCCCAGCCACAACACTGGCCCAGCCTCAACAGACccagacacaaacacaccacaccaccCAGCAGCCCTTCCTTAACCCAGCCCTTCCACCGGGATACAGCTACACTAGCCTGCCCTATTATACTGGTGTGCCTGGTCTGCCCAACACCTTCCAGTACGGCCCTGCCATGTTTCCG GTGGCTCCTACCTCCTCTAAACAGCACGGTGTGAATGTCGGTGTCAATGCGTCTGCAACACCCTTCCAGCAAGCTAGTGGTTATGGATCACATGGATACAGCACTG GCTATGAGGATTTGGGCCAGGCTTCGGCAGGGAGCGGGGATTTCTGTAAGGGCGGCTACGGCACCGCTGTTGTCGCAGCCGCTGCTGCCGCCGCTGCTTCTGCGCAAAACAAGCCCGCCAGCTCCGTCACCGGGCCCGGAGTGG GTGTCTCTGTGACATCAAGCAACACAGGAGTCCCTGACATTTCAGGGTCTGTTTACACAAAGACGCAG TCTTTTGAGAAGCAGGGTTTCCACACAGGAACCCCCAGCGCTTCCTTTAGTTTGCCCTCAGCACTTGGTAGTGGCGGCCCCATCAACCCTCCGGCTGCGGCAGGTTACGCTCCAGCCCCTTACATGCACATCCTGACCCCCCATCAGCAGCCCCACTCTCAGATGCTCCACCACCACCTGCAGCAGGACGGACAG AGTGGCTCTGGGCAGCGCAGTCAGAATGCCTCCATTCAACAGAAGTCACAGATCAACAAGTCGGGATACAACAGCTACACCTGGGGAGGCAATTAA
- the aqp10b gene encoding aquaporin-10b: protein MMDRLLRRCRIKSRLFRECLAEFFGVYILILFGCGSVAQVTTSQNTKGEYLSINLGFALGTTFGIYVAKGVSGAHLNPAVSLTLCVLGRFSWTGLPFYVCSQLLGAFLAAATVALQYYDAIMDFTGGHLTVSGATATAGIFSTYPADYLSLWGGVVDQIIGTAALLVCVLALGDPRNTPAPPGLEPVLVGAAVLVIGISMGSNSGYAINPARDFGPRLFSYIAGWGDEVFRAGHGWWWVPVFVTCVGALLGALLYELLIGVHHPDSEPEEAEDLTAVLQQTVELDGMQPKFDFFKENGKDGIFSITSADTG, encoded by the exons ATGATGGATCGTCTGCTGAGGAGATGCCGAATCAAGAGCAGATTGTTCAGAGAATGTCTGGCGGAATTTTTCGGAGTCTATATTTTGATA CTTTTCGGGTGCGGATCAGTTGCCCAGGTGACGACCTCTCAAAACACTAAGGGTGAATACCTGTCAATCAACCTCGGGTTTGCATTGGGCACCACATTTGGGATTTATGTGGCCAAAGGGGTATCAG GAGCTCATCTGAATCCAGCTGTTTCCCTCACCCTGTGTGTCCTGGGCAGGTTTTCCTGGACTGGTCTTCCATTCTATGTGTGCTCACAGCTCTTAGGAGCATTTTTGGCTGCAGCAACTGTTGCTCTTCAGTACTATG ATGCCATAATGGATTTTACTGGAGGGCATCTGACAGTTAGTGGTGCCACTGCCACCGCTGGTATCTTCTCAACTTATCCAGCAGACTACCTGAGTCTATGGGGAGGAGTGGTTGACCAG ATAATTGGCACAGCTGCTCTGCTAGTGTGTGTTCTTGCATTGGGAGATCCTCGTAACACACCAGCTCCTCCCGGGCTGGAGCCTGTCCTGGTGGGAGCAGCTGTCCTGGTGATCGGCATCTCCATGGGGTCTAACAGCGGATATGCTATTAACCCGGCTCGAGACTTCGGCCCGAGACTCTTCTCTTACATTGCAGGCTGGGGAGATGAAGTGTTCAG GGCTGGTCATGGCTGGTGGTGGGTACCTGTGTTTGTAACGTGTGTGGGTGCTCTCCTGGGCGCATTACTCTATGAACTGCTGATTGGAGTTCATCATCCAGACTCAGAGCCAGAAGAAGCTGAGGACCTGACAGCTGTGCTCCAGCAAACTGTGGAGCTGGACGGTATGCAGCCAAAATTTGACTTCTTTAAAGAAAACGGCAAGGACGGGATCTTTTCCATAACCTCAGCAGACACTGGCTGA